ACGTTCCTCAAACATGAAGTCAAGGAACAGCATCAGTAGAAAAATCCCGCCAAAGGCGGCTATTTGGGGGTGTGCCTCATGGAGCAGGTAGGCGTAGGAACCGGGCTCGTGGATGCCGCCCTTCTCCAAGGCAAGCGAAACGGCCTGAACCGGGTTCAGGTTTGCCGTGACGCCCACTATCAACAGTGGGAAGGCAATACGCATGCCCAGGACGGCGATCAGAATGCCGACCGTGAGGAAGATTGTCTGCCAAAAGGCGCTCAACTTTTCCAGAATGCGGGCGTTGACCACGGCGTTGTCAAAGCTGAGGCTGATTTCGAGCGCACCGAGGATGGCGCAGAGTATGAGAGCTTCAACGCCGCCGTAGAAGAACGCGACCATGAGCGCCACGGCAGTGATCGCGAACGACCACCCAAATGTCTTCATGAACACGCGGCGACTAGCTCCTCGAGAGTGCCCGGTCTTGGACGGGCGGGTTTTGTAGCGGGCTTCGTTGCCAGCCGATCGACCCTACGGTCCAAAGACTGTGAAGCTTTTATCAATTATCTCCGCTTGGCCGCCTAATTCCTAATGGATTGGCGGAAACAGAGCTGGGAAAACCCTGATGATTTGCCGCAGGTATGGGGTGGGTCAGCCGCAGACTGGCGACCATGGCCAGTGGACTGCATCCCGGCTGCGGGCGCTGAATCGGTGGGCGGCAGATGCTGTGGAAGCCGGGCTGATGGTCCCCTGCCAGGAAGGCTTGGAGCGGATCGCAGCGGCTAAGGTCGCCGAGCACGTTGGCCTTAAACCGCCGGTGGTCCTTGCCTGGGCGGCAACCTTGAATTGGTTGATGGGCCAGGCTGCATTTGGTGTCGCGGAGCCACACCTTCAACTCCCTGACAACCTCTGGGTTCCTGCTGGAATGGACCTGGTCGTTGAAGACCTGGACAAGCCAGCGAAGGTGCCGGCACTGAAAGAGGCGCAGACACCGGCGTCGAGCAAGCTGCCCAACTGGGAGTCCGCTGCCCGGGAACAGGTGCTCCAGGCCATCACGCGTTACACGAAGCCGCTGCACGAACTCAAGGCTCGTGACGCTAATGAAGGTGATACCCGCCTGGTTGTCACCGACATCCTCTGTGAGGGCCTGGACTATGACAAGTTCAGGGACCTGACCACCGAATACATGGTTCGGCAGGACTTTTGCCAACTATGGCGTGCGGATCGATAAGCAACTGGTGGCCTTCATTGAGGTGAAACGGATCAGCCAGAAACTCAACGAGCGGCACCTGCGGCAAGTGCAGATGTACTCGGTCAATGAGGGCATTGAATGGATGGTCCTCACCAACGGTGCCGTGTGGCAGGCCCATCACCTCACGGGCGGGCTGCCTGTGATTGTCAACATGGCCTTCGAGATTGACCTGCTGGGCCCGGCGCCGCTGGAGGAGAAAGCGGAGCTGATGTTCCTGATCCACCGCGAGGCGCTGAAACGCCGGCGCATCGACGAATTGTGGAAGCACAGTGCTGCCACCGAGCCCAAGGCCCTGTTGGAGCTCATTCTCTCCGACACCATGCTGGAACAGATTCGCAAGGAAGTGAAGCGACGTACGGGCATTACCACCACGCCCGAGGCTCTGGGTGAGGTCATTCGCACCGAGATCGTGGACCCGAAACTCCTGGCCAAGGTCTATAAGTCCTCTCGGTAAGTCCTCAAGGAAAGCAACGGAGGTGGACCGGCCATAGACTGGCGACCATGACGAGCGCGCTGATCACCTTGCCCAAAGCCGAGCTGCACTTGCACATTGAAGGCACACTGGAACCGGAACTGATCCTGGAACTGGCGGCCCGCAACGGCATCACCTTGCCCTTCCCCACGCTGGGGGAGCTACGGGAACAGTACGAATTTGCCGACCTTCAGTCCTTCTTGAACCTGTACTACGCCAACATGGCCGTCCTGGTCACGGCCGAAGACTTTGCCGACATGACCCGTGCCTATCTGAGCCGAGCCAAGGATTCCGGCGTGCGGCACGCCGAAATCATGTTTGACCCGCAGGCGCACCTGTTCCGCGGTGTTGAACTGGCGACGGCGGTCACCGGCATAGCGGAGGCGCTCGCCTCCAGCGAGGCAGAGTTTGGCATCAGCACCGGGCTGATCGCTGCATTCCTGCGCGATGCGCCCGAAGCCTCCGCCTTGGAAGTCTTGGAAGAATTGCTGGCGATGGGCGCGCCCATCATCGGCATTGGCCTTGACTCCGCAGAAGTGGGGAATCCGCCGTCGAAGTTTGTCCGCCTATATAAACGTGCACGCGCCGCCGGCCTGCGCCTGGTGGCCCACGCAGGCGAGGAAGGCCCGGCCAGCTATGTGTGGGACGCGCTGGATCTGCTCGGAGCGCAGCGGATCGACCATGGCATTCGCAGTGTTGAGGACGCCGTGCTGGTCAAGCGGCTGGCCAAGGAGCAGATTCCGTTGACGGTGTGCCCGCTCTCCAATGTGCGTCTGCGTGCCGTGGACACGCTGGCCGCGCACCCCGTGGTGCACATGCTCGCCACGGGGCTGAATGTGTGTATCAATTCCGATGACCCTGCCTACTTTGGTGGCTACCTGGGCAGCAATTTTCAGGCCCTGGTGGCAGAGTTTGACTTCGATGCCGACACTTTGGCGACGTTGGCGGGGAACTCCATCCGCTCCTCCTTTGCCACGCCTGCGCGTAAGTCGGAGTTGCTGGCCGAACTTGCCGTATGGCGGGCCCACCAAGACTGAGCCACTCGCCAGAACGGGGCCAACCCGCGAGAACGGTGGGTCTAGGTCCCGTTCTCGCGGGTTGGCCCCGTTCTCGCCCCTTACGCCCGGGCGAACAGGACCCCGGCGGCATTCATGGCCGGGCCGGCCTGCTCAGCCAGCAGGAACGCGCCGAGCCCGCACATGATGATGCCGCTGGCCAGGCTGATCCCCCGCGCCGCATTGGGACGGGAACGCAGGAGTTTGCGTGAACCGGCGGCGACCACCGTATAGATGATCGCCGCCGAGGCCACGAATGACATTCCCAGGATGGCCGACTGCAGCGGCACTGGGAACTCGGCATGCGGGCGGATGAACTGCGGCGTCAGGGCCAGGAACAGCAGCATGCCCTTGGGGTTGATGCTGCTAACCCCAAAACCGTTCAGGAACGCGCCGAGGGGAGATCCGGCGTCGCCCGTGGAGCCGGAGGCGTCAGTGGTGAAGCCGGCGCCGCGCCACGACTTCACTGTTGAGACGCCCAGCCACAACAGGTACAAAGCGCCGGCCACCGTCAGCCACAACAGCAGGGCAGGTACGGCGGCCATGAGTGCGGCGATTCCGGCGGCGAGCAAGATGGTGTGCAGCACGTACCCGCTGCACAGTCCTGCAATGGCCGGTGCGAAGCTGCGTTCGCGCAATCCAGCCGATATGGAATAGGCCCAGTCCGGCCCCGGCGTGCAGGTCAAGGTGACGGCGACGATGAGGAATCCGATGAGTGCCTGCGGATCCATGATGCTCCTGAAATGGAAGTGATGATGCAAGCAAGCTTAGGGAAATTGTTGCCACAAGTGCTTACTATTTACTGCTCCAAACGGGTCGATTGAGATAGAATCAGTAAGTGATTGATGTCATTGACAGAGAAATTTTGCGCAGGCTCCAAAGCGATGGGCGGATGACTGCCACGGCGCTCGCCGCCGAGGTGGGTCTGACGGTGGCCCCGTGTCACCGCCGCATGAAGGATTTGGAGACCGACGGCGTGATTAGCGGCTACCGGGCGGTTATTGACCCGGCGAAGGTGGGCCTGGGCTTTGAGGCGATCGTGTTCGTTACGCTCTCCCAGGTGGACCGGGCCACCTTGGATAAGTTCGAGGCCATGGTCAAGGCCACCGTGCACATCACCAGCGCCCAGCGGCTCTTCGGAGACCCCGACTACATTTTGAAAGTTGTGGCCGAGGATCTCTCTGCCTACCAACAGTTCTTCGACAATGAGCTGACCGTCCTTCCCGGCGTGCAACGCGTCAGCTCCACCCTGGTCATGAAGAATCTCAAGGGAGAATCGGGACTGCCGCTGTAATCTCCGCGCTAATCGGTGTGGTCAGTCCACATGCGTCACTTTTTGCCCTACAGTGGGATTCATGAAAATTGCACTCTTCGCCACGTGCATCGTGGACGCCATGTATCCGCGCACGGCACGCGCCACGGTCACCATCTTGGAGCGGCTGGGGCACGAGGTCATCTTCCCGGCCGGGCAGGCTTGCTGCGGTCAGATGCACGTGAACTCCGGATATTTCAAGGAGGCCCTGCCCGTGGTGGCGAACCATGTGGCGGCCTTTGATACCGATGACTACGACGTCGCCGTGGCACCTTCGGGCTCCTGCGTCGCCAGTGTGAAGCACCAGCATGAACTGGTGGCACGGCGCTGCGGCGACGCCGCGCTGGAAGCTCGGGCCGCCGTCGTCGGCGCCAAGACCTACGAACTCTCCCAACTCCTCACCGACGTCCTGGGTGTCACCAACGCGGCGGAGCAGCTGGGCTCGTACTTCCCGCACAAAGTCACCTACCACCCCAGCTGCCATGGCATGCGACTGCTCAAGCTGGGGGACAGGCAGCTAAACCTGCTCTCGAGCGTGGCAGGCATCGAGATGGTGGAGCTGCCCGAGGCGGAGCAGTGCTGCGGCTTTGGCGGCACCTTCTCCATGAAGAACGCCGACGTCTCCAGTGCCATGAACGCCGATAAGGCAGCGAACATCTGCGGCACCGGCGCCGAACTGTGCTCGGGCGGCGACGCCAGCTGCCTGCTGCACATTGGCGGCGGGCTGTCCCGGCAAGGCAGCCACGTGGGCACCTTGCACTTCGCGGAGATCCTGGCCTGCACACTAGATCGCCCGGCGACCGTCCTGGGCGAGGTCCAGCTGGCAGGGGGCAAGCGATGAGCAACACGTTCCTGGGCATGCCCTCGCTTCCGGTTTTTGGCAGCGGCAACCTCAACGCCACCGAACCATTTCCGAAGGCTGCGCGCCGGGAACTGGCCAACACGCAGCTGCGCGCGAACCTGGGACACGCTACCGCCACCATCAGGGACAAGCGCCTGAAAGTGGTGGCTGAGCTTCCCGACTGGGAGGACATGCGCGATTCCGGCAGTGCCATCAAGGACGCCACCATGGCAAACCTTCCGGCCCTGCTGGAGCAGTTTGAGGCCAACTTCACGGTCCGCGGCGGCGTCATCCACTGGGCCCGTGACGCGCAGGAAGCCAACGAGATTGTCACGGCCCTGATCCAAGCAACGGGTGAAAGCGAAGTGGTCAAGGTCAAGTCCATGGCCACCCAGGAGATCGGCCTGAACGAATACCTTCAGGAACAAGGGATCGCTGCGTATGAAACGGATCTGGCCGAGCTCATTGTGCAACTCGACCACGACAAGCCCAGCCACATCCTGGTCCCCGCCATCCACAAGAACCGCAGCCAGATCCGGGAGATCTTCCTGCGTGAGATGGTCGACGTCGACCCCGGCCTCAGTGATGACCCGGCACGGCTGGCGGAGGCCGCCCGCAAGCACTTGCGCAAGAAGTTCCTCTCCGCCAAGGTGGCCGTCTCCGGCGCCAACTTTGGCTTGGCGGAGACCGGCACGCTGACGGTGGTGGAATCCGAGGGCAACGGACGCATGTGCCTGACCCTCCCAGAAACCCTCATCACCGTCATGGGCATCGAGAAGCTGCTGCCGTCCTTCACGGATCTGGAGGTGTTCATGCAACTGCTCCCGCGTTCCTCCACGGGCGAGCGGATGAACCCTTACACCTCCCTGTGGACCGGTGTCACCCCAGGAGACGGCCCGCAAAACGTGCACCTAGTCATGCTCGATAACGGGCGCACCGCAGCCCTCGCCGATAAGATGGGCCGCACGGCGCTGAACTGTATCCGCTGCTCCGCCTGCATGAACGTGTGCCCGGTCTACGAGCGCACCGGCGGCCACGCCTACGGCTCCACTTACCCGGGCCCCATCGGGGCGATCTTGTCACCGCTCATGACGGGCATCACGAGCGAAGAGAACAACTCGCTGCCCTACGCCTCGTCGTTGTGTGGTGCCTGCTACGACGCCTGCCCCGTGAAAATCAACATCCCCGAAGTTCTGGTCCACCTGCGCGGCGAGGACGTCGACTCCACACGGGGCAAGGTCAAGGTGCCCACCCAGATGGACCTGATGATGAAGGGTGCCCAGTGGGCGTTTTCCTCCGGCTCGCACCTGAACCTGCTGGAAAAGGGCCTGCCGCTGGGCAAGCTCGTGGCCGGCCGGAACAAGGTCATCAAGAAACTGCCCGGGATCGCCGCCGGCTGGACCCAATCCCGAGACATTCCCGCCCCGCCCAGCCAGTCATTCCGCCAGTGGTGGGCCAAGGAACACAAGCCAGGTAGCGCTGTCGGCCCCGGCACCACCACCGAAGGGGAACAGGCATGAGCGCCCGCGACGAGGTAATGAACCGGATCAAATCCGCCCTGCGGGACGCCCCCGTGGCGCCCGAGATCCCACGCAACTACCGCAGAGATTCGCACATGGGCGCGGGCCAGCGACTGGACCTGCTGGTGGACAGGCTGGTTGACTACAAGGCCAATGTGTTCGTGGTGCCGGCCGCGGACGCTTCCGCCAAGCTCGCGGAACTGCTGGCGGGATCTTCCTCCATCGTGGTCCCGCATGGACTGCCGGAGTCCTGGCTTGCCGCCGTGAAGAACGACGCCGGGACCGTGAGACTCCAGGTTGACTCGCCTGAGCGTCGCCTCACGGTGGAGGAGTTGGACGCCGTGGATGCGGTGGTGACGGCGGCCGCCGTCGCGGTGGCAGAGACGGGGACCATCATGCTCGACGGCAGCCCGTCGCAAGGTCGGCGCGTCATCTCCCTCGTTCCCGACAGACACATCTGCCTGTTGCTGGCGCAGGACATCGTGGAGGTGCTACCCGAGGCAATTGCGCGTCTGGAGCCCACCTCGCCGCAAACGTGGATCAGCGGCCCCAGCGCCACGAGCGACATTGAGCTGGAACGGGTCGAGGGCGTCCACGGCCCGCGCACCCTGGACGTGGTGATCCTGAACTGATGGCGAGCCCGGTGATTGAGCTTGCCGAAATCACCAGCAACCCAGGCTCTACCGGCGGGGTCTCGACAGGCCCGACCGGCGGTGGAATCATGGCACCCATGAGGTCTGCAGAGTTGTTCAGTGACGCATTTGGCCGGATTGATGACATCGTGCCCCGGGTCCTGAAAGGACTGGACGCGCAGGCGCTGAACTGGCGCCCCTTTGGGAGCGGCAATTCCATCGCCTGGCTGGTGTGGCACCTGTGCCGCGCCCAGGATGAGCAGCTGGCTGCTGTTGCCGGAGCGGAGTCCGTGTGGAAAGCTGGCGGATATGCCGCACGGTTTGGCTTGGCCCTGGATCCTTCGGACACCGGCTACGGACACAACTCCGAACAGGTCTCCGCAGTGCATTTTGACTCCACCGAGCTGCTTCTCGAATATCACCACGGCGTTCTGGCGCAAAGTCTCGAGTATGTCCGGGGGCTTCAGGACACCGATCTGGACAGGATTGTGGACCACCACTGGGACCCGGTCGTCACACTCGGCGTGCGCCTGGTCAGCATCCTCGACGACTGCGTCCAGCACGGCGGGCAGGCCGCGTACGTCAAGGGCCTGCACGTGGGCTGAAAGCCAGACGGGAGGCCGTTGTGGTGATCCGCCGCCGGCCGGCCAGAGGCGAATCACCACAACGGCCCCCCGGCCCCCCGGGCGCCCGGGGGCGTGTGCACCTACACCCGGACTGCCTCCCGGGCCACCGGCGTCGTCTCGGGTACCGATGCCCGGCCCGGGACAAAGGCGGCCAGGAGTCCGGCGAGGGCTGCGGCCCCGACGGCGATGGCGAAAGTGACCCGGAAAGCATCGAACGTGGGGACGGAGACCGGACCCACGGGCATGGTCATCGACGCCAGGACGACGCTGAGGACCGCGGCCGAGGTGGAGGTGCCGATGGCGCGCATCAGGGAGTTCAAGCCGTTTGCCGCGCCAGTTTCGGTGATTGGCACGGCGCCCATGATGAGTGCGGGCATGGCGGCAAAAGCGAGACCAATGCCGGCGCTGATCACCATCGAGGACAGCATGACCTGCCACACCTGTGCGTTCAAGAACAAGACCAGAACATAGCCGGCACAGATGACAATGGCGCCGGTGATGAGTGTGGTTTTGGGTCCCTTGCGGGCCGAGAGTCTGGCTGAGACCGGAGAGAGGGCCATCATGACTAGGCCGCCCGGGGCCAGGGCCAGCCCCGTCATGAGCATCGACTGGCCCAATCCGTAGCCCGTGGCTGACGGGGCCATGAGCAGCTGTGGGAACACCAGCGACATTCCGTACATGGCGAAGCCGATCATGATCGAGGCCATGTTGGTGAACAGAACCTGCGGCCGTACCGAAACCCGCAGGTCCACGAGGGGGGCGGTGATGCGCAGTTCGTAGGCGCCCCACGCCAGCAGGGTGATGATGGAGAAGCCGAAGAGGCCGATGGTGGACAGGCTTCCCCAGCCCCAGTCGCTGCCCTTGGTGATCGGGATCAGCAGTGCCGATAGTCCAACGGCCAGTCCCAGGGCGCCAGCGAGGTCGAACTTGGCGGGCGTGCGAACCGTGGATTCGGGCAGGACTAACCAGACTAGGGCCAGGCAGGCTGCGCCCAAGGCGGCTGCCGCCCAAAACAGCATGTGCCAATCGGAGCTTTGTGCGATGAAAGCGGCCAGCGGCAAGCCGACAGCGCCGCCGACACCCATGGTTGCGCTCATCGTGGCGACGGCCGCCCCGACCCTTTGGGGCGGCAAAAGATCACGCATGATGCTGATGCCCAGCGGGATGGCGCCCATGGCCAGCCCCTGAAGAGCGCGGCCGGTGACCATGATGGCCAGGGAATCCGTCAGGGCGCAGAGCACCGAGCCCATCACCATGGCCAGAAGGCTGATGATGAGGATCCGGCGCTTGCCGAACATGTCACCGAGGCGCCCGCCAATGGGGGTTACCACTGCACCGGCGAGCAGGGTTGCCGTGATGGCCCAGGAGGCGTTGGCGGAGGTGGTGTTGAGCATGGTGGGCAGGCCCGGGATGAGTGGAATGATCAGCGTTTGCATGAGCGAGACAACGATCCCGCAAAATGCCAGTGTGGCGACGACGACCTGGGGTGCTGGGTTGCGGTGGGGATTGATAATGCTGGGCACTGGGCTCCTGTTTGTCTAACAACGACTTGAATATGTATGATGCAATCAATATGTATTGTACATAAAGATGCGGGTGGAAATACGTGCTACACGAAAATTCTGTGCTGGAGCGGATGGAATACGAGCTCATGCTCTTCTCCCGGTACTACCTCCGGCCGCAACACGGCGCAGAAGGCCTACTGGATAGATCCGCCTTCGTCTTGTTGAGCCGGCTGGAAAATGTGCCCCCCATGACGTTGAAGGAGCTTGCTGCGACGCTGCGCCTGGACGGCTCCACGGTGCACAGGCAGGTGGCGGCGCTGCTGCGCCCGGAACTGCTGGCGTACGCAGCCCACAACGGCGGTGAACTCGCCCGGCGCGTCACGCCGACGGCAGCCGGACGGGCAGCCTTGGAGCAGACCAGAGACACCTATGCCCAAGGCATTGACCGGGTCATCTTTGAGTGGTCTGCGGCCAAGCGTGCACAGTTTGTAGGGCTTCTCCAAGACTTCAACCAAAGCGTTGAGGAACTCGAAGGAAGTCCCTGGCCGCGCAGCTAGCGTGCACCCGGAGGGTGCCAGTGTGAGGCCTCTTACATATTCTTCGTTCCACGCCTAGACTGACGGCACCCCAGTGTCCGCCTTGGAGCGCTTGCGCTCCGGCAGCATCGGCTGTCCTACACCGCAGATGATGGGGTTGTTTTCTTGTTGCACTGGAAGGTGCCAGTAGGCGCCTTCTGAACTAACTGGGAAGGAATCACATCCATGTCAGGAAATAAGGCCGTTGCCTACAAGGGACCCGGAGTCGTCGAGGTCATCGACATCGACTACCCGACGTTTGAACTGAAGGACGGGCCGGGCGTCAACCCGGCCAATGTGGGGCGAAAAGTGCCCCATGGCGTCATCTTGCGCACCGTCGCCACCAACATCTGCGGATCCGATCAGCACATGGTGCGAGGACGCACCACAGCGCCGTCGGACCTGGTCCTGGGCCATGAGATCACCGGTGAGGTTGTTGAGGTTGGACCCGATGTTGAATTCATCAAGGTGGGGGACATCTGCTCGGTGCCCTTCAACATCTCCTGTGGCCGTTGCCGCAATTGCAAGGAACGCAAAACCGGCATCTGCCTGAACGTCAACCCGGACAGGCCAGGCAGCGCCTACGGGTACGTTGACATGGGTGGCTGGGTTGGTGGCCAGGCCGAATACGTCCTGGTGCCCTACGCGGATTGGAATTTGCTGAAATTCCCCGACAGGGACCAGGCGCTGGAGAAGATGCTGGATTTGACCATGCTCTCGGACATCTTCCCCACCGGCTTCCATGGCGCAGTGACGGCCGGGGTCACGGTTGGTTCCACCGTCTACATTGCAGGTGCCGGCCCGGTGGGCCTGGCAGCCGCGACCAGCGCACACCTGCTGGGCGCCGCCGTCGTGATTGTCGGAGACATGAACGCCGAACGTCTGGCAGCGGCCCGCGCGTTTGGTTGCGAAACCATCGACCTTTCCGAGGGTGAGCCGGGCGGGCAGATTGAGCAGCTGCTCGGTGTTCCCGAGGTCGACTGCGCTGTCGATGCCGTAGGTTTCGAGGCGAAGGGGCACGGCCACGGTGCCGGGGAGGCGCCAGCAACGGTGCTGAACTCGCTCATGGACATCACGGCCGCCGGCGGTGCCTTGGGCATTCCCGGCCTGTACGTCACCGGGGATCCGGGCGGCATCGATGCGGCCGCACAGAAGGGCGCCTTGAGCTTGAGCCTGGGCACCGGCTGGGCCAAGTCGCTGTCCTTCACCACCGGGCAGTGCCCCGTGATGAAGTACAACCGTGGCTTGATGATGGCGATCCTGCACGACAAGGTCTCCATCGCCAAAAACGTCAACGCCAAGGCGATCTCCTTGCTCGATGCCCCGCGCGGTTATGCGGAGTTCGACGCCGGTGCGGCTACGAAGTATGTGCTGAACCCCAACGGCTAC
This region of Arthrobacter alpinus genomic DNA includes:
- a CDS encoding adenosine deaminase, giving the protein MTSALITLPKAELHLHIEGTLEPELILELAARNGITLPFPTLGELREQYEFADLQSFLNLYYANMAVLVTAEDFADMTRAYLSRAKDSGVRHAEIMFDPQAHLFRGVELATAVTGIAEALASSEAEFGISTGLIAAFLRDAPEASALEVLEELLAMGAPIIGIGLDSAEVGNPPSKFVRLYKRARAAGLRLVAHAGEEGPASYVWDALDLLGAQRIDHGIRSVEDAVLVKRLAKEQIPLTVCPLSNVRLRAVDTLAAHPVVHMLATGLNVCINSDDPAYFGGYLGSNFQALVAEFDFDADTLATLAGNSIRSSFATPARKSELLAELAVWRAHQD
- a CDS encoding LysE family translocator, producing the protein MDPQALIGFLIVAVTLTCTPGPDWAYSISAGLRERSFAPAIAGLCSGYVLHTILLAAGIAALMAAVPALLLWLTVAGALYLLWLGVSTVKSWRGAGFTTDASGSTGDAGSPLGAFLNGFGVSSINPKGMLLFLALTPQFIRPHAEFPVPLQSAILGMSFVASAAIIYTVVAAGSRKLLRSRPNAARGISLASGIIMCGLGAFLLAEQAGPAMNAAGVLFARA
- a CDS encoding Lrp/AsnC family transcriptional regulator, which encodes MIDVIDREILRRLQSDGRMTATALAAEVGLTVAPCHRRMKDLETDGVISGYRAVIDPAKVGLGFEAIVFVTLSQVDRATLDKFEAMVKATVHITSAQRLFGDPDYILKVVAEDLSAYQQFFDNELTVLPGVQRVSSTLVMKNLKGESGLPL
- a CDS encoding (Fe-S)-binding protein, with the translated sequence MKIALFATCIVDAMYPRTARATVTILERLGHEVIFPAGQACCGQMHVNSGYFKEALPVVANHVAAFDTDDYDVAVAPSGSCVASVKHQHELVARRCGDAALEARAAVVGAKTYELSQLLTDVLGVTNAAEQLGSYFPHKVTYHPSCHGMRLLKLGDRQLNLLSSVAGIEMVELPEAEQCCGFGGTFSMKNADVSSAMNADKAANICGTGAELCSGGDASCLLHIGGGLSRQGSHVGTLHFAEILACTLDRPATVLGEVQLAGGKR
- a CDS encoding LutB/LldF family L-lactate oxidation iron-sulfur protein yields the protein MSNTFLGMPSLPVFGSGNLNATEPFPKAARRELANTQLRANLGHATATIRDKRLKVVAELPDWEDMRDSGSAIKDATMANLPALLEQFEANFTVRGGVIHWARDAQEANEIVTALIQATGESEVVKVKSMATQEIGLNEYLQEQGIAAYETDLAELIVQLDHDKPSHILVPAIHKNRSQIREIFLREMVDVDPGLSDDPARLAEAARKHLRKKFLSAKVAVSGANFGLAETGTLTVVESEGNGRMCLTLPETLITVMGIEKLLPSFTDLEVFMQLLPRSSTGERMNPYTSLWTGVTPGDGPQNVHLVMLDNGRTAALADKMGRTALNCIRCSACMNVCPVYERTGGHAYGSTYPGPIGAILSPLMTGITSEENNSLPYASSLCGACYDACPVKINIPEVLVHLRGEDVDSTRGKVKVPTQMDLMMKGAQWAFSSGSHLNLLEKGLPLGKLVAGRNKVIKKLPGIAAGWTQSRDIPAPPSQSFRQWWAKEHKPGSAVGPGTTTEGEQA
- a CDS encoding LutC/YkgG family protein, whose translation is MSARDEVMNRIKSALRDAPVAPEIPRNYRRDSHMGAGQRLDLLVDRLVDYKANVFVVPAADASAKLAELLAGSSSIVVPHGLPESWLAAVKNDAGTVRLQVDSPERRLTVEELDAVDAVVTAAAVAVAETGTIMLDGSPSQGRRVISLVPDRHICLLLAQDIVEVLPEAIARLEPTSPQTWISGPSATSDIELERVEGVHGPRTLDVVILN
- a CDS encoding mycothiol transferase, which produces MIELAEITSNPGSTGGVSTGPTGGGIMAPMRSAELFSDAFGRIDDIVPRVLKGLDAQALNWRPFGSGNSIAWLVWHLCRAQDEQLAAVAGAESVWKAGGYAARFGLALDPSDTGYGHNSEQVSAVHFDSTELLLEYHHGVLAQSLEYVRGLQDTDLDRIVDHHWDPVVTLGVRLVSILDDCVQHGGQAAYVKGLHVG
- a CDS encoding MFS transporter; this translates as MPSIINPHRNPAPQVVVATLAFCGIVVSLMQTLIIPLIPGLPTMLNTTSANASWAITATLLAGAVVTPIGGRLGDMFGKRRILIISLLAMVMGSVLCALTDSLAIMVTGRALQGLAMGAIPLGISIMRDLLPPQRVGAAVATMSATMGVGGAVGLPLAAFIAQSSDWHMLFWAAAALGAACLALVWLVLPESTVRTPAKFDLAGALGLAVGLSALLIPITKGSDWGWGSLSTIGLFGFSIITLLAWGAYELRITAPLVDLRVSVRPQVLFTNMASIMIGFAMYGMSLVFPQLLMAPSATGYGLGQSMLMTGLALAPGGLVMMALSPVSARLSARKGPKTTLITGAIVICAGYVLVLFLNAQVWQVMLSSMVISAGIGLAFAAMPALIMGAVPITETGAANGLNSLMRAIGTSTSAAVLSVVLASMTMPVGPVSVPTFDAFRVTFAIAVGAAALAGLLAAFVPGRASVPETTPVAREAVRV
- a CDS encoding MarR family winged helix-turn-helix transcriptional regulator — translated: MLHENSVLERMEYELMLFSRYYLRPQHGAEGLLDRSAFVLLSRLENVPPMTLKELAATLRLDGSTVHRQVAALLRPELLAYAAHNGGELARRVTPTAAGRAALEQTRDTYAQGIDRVIFEWSAAKRAQFVGLLQDFNQSVEELEGSPWPRS
- the fdhA gene encoding formaldehyde dehydrogenase, glutathione-independent; translation: MSGNKAVAYKGPGVVEVIDIDYPTFELKDGPGVNPANVGRKVPHGVILRTVATNICGSDQHMVRGRTTAPSDLVLGHEITGEVVEVGPDVEFIKVGDICSVPFNISCGRCRNCKERKTGICLNVNPDRPGSAYGYVDMGGWVGGQAEYVLVPYADWNLLKFPDRDQALEKMLDLTMLSDIFPTGFHGAVTAGVTVGSTVYIAGAGPVGLAAATSAHLLGAAVVIVGDMNAERLAAARAFGCETIDLSEGEPGGQIEQLLGVPEVDCAVDAVGFEAKGHGHGAGEAPATVLNSLMDITAAGGALGIPGLYVTGDPGGIDAAAQKGALSLSLGTGWAKSLSFTTGQCPVMKYNRGLMMAILHDKVSIAKNVNAKAISLLDAPRGYAEFDAGAATKYVLNPNGYLG